One Megalops cyprinoides isolate fMegCyp1 chromosome 4, fMegCyp1.pri, whole genome shotgun sequence genomic window carries:
- the smarca2 gene encoding probable global transcription activator SNF2L2 isoform X5, translated as MKRLAARCFAGLLILSPLTVISDSRSADSSKAIEDGNLEEMEEEIRLKKRKRRRHVDKDSSKEDGEKAKKRRGRPPAEKLSPNPPKLTKQMNAIVDTVINYRDGSGRQLSEVFVQLPSRKELPEYYELIRKPVDFKKIKERVRNHKYRSVGDLEKDVMLLCHNAQTFNLEGSQIYEDSIVLQSVFKSARQKIAKEEESEDESADDDDEDEESESESKSVKVKIKLGKKDERSHDKGKKRQSRGKAKPVVSDDDSEEDQDDNDQSEGSGSDDE; from the exons ATGAAGAGACTAGCTGCACGCTGCTTTGCTGGCTTGTTAATTTTATCCCCTCTAACTGTGATTTCTGATAGCCGGTCTGCTGATAGCAGTAAG GCCATCGAGGACGGCAacctggaggagatggaggaggagatcCGGCTGAAGAAGCGCAAGCGCAGGAGACACGTGGACAAGGACTCCAGCAAGGAGGACGGCGAGAAGGCCAAGAAGAGGCGCGGCCGGCCGCCGGCTGAGAAGCTCTCCCCGAACCCGCCCAAGCTCACCAAGCAGATGAACGCCATCGTGGACACCGTCATCAACTACAGGGACGG GTCAGGCCGACAGCTGAGCGAAGTCTTCGTCCAGCTGCCCTCCAGGAAGGAGCTGCCCGAGTACTACGAGCTGATCAGGAAGCCTGTGGACTTCAAGAAGATCAAG GAACGTGTCCGTAACCACAAGTACAGGAGCGTCGGGGACCTGGAGAAGGACGTCATGCTGCTGTGCCACAACGCGCAGACCTTCAACCTGGAGGGCTCCCAG ATCTACGAGGACTCCATCGTGCTGCAGTCAGTGTTCAAGAGTGCGCGGCAGAAGATCGctaaggaggaggagagcgaggacGAGAGCGCGGACGACGATGACGAAGACGAGGAGTCCGAGTCCGAAT CAAAGTCAGTGAAGGTGAAGATCAAACTCGGCAAGAAGGACGAGAGGAGTCACGACAAGGGAAAGAAGAGGCAGAGTCGAGGCAAGGCCAAGCCTGTGGTCAGTGACGATGACAGCGAGGAGGACCAGGACGATAAT GATCAGTCCGAGGGAAGCGGGAGTGATGatgagtga